From one Sardina pilchardus chromosome 6, fSarPil1.1, whole genome shotgun sequence genomic stretch:
- the LOC134082878 gene encoding phospholipase A2 inhibitor and Ly6/PLAUR domain-containing protein-like, producing MICPHISFNWLAVRMVIGVTFVMMSLLFSQGKGLECITCVNAAGPCSGPSLQCPSVLDSCTSITAATVIGGSDLAEANFKSCFRNDQCFNGSLNLGSTARITLSTSCCNTDSCNTGTPAAVANNSANGRQCFSCGLIGCSSTLQCVGNEDRCITASVVVAGLSTTLKGCATSNVCSGDFTSQLESTAVDLSCCEGNLCNSTWSAGHSVLLLFWTLLSVLLLLS from the exons ATGATCTGCCCACACATCAGCTTCAACTGGCTTGCTGTCAGGATGGTCATTGGTGTCACTTTTGTGATGATGAGCCTCCTTTTCTCTCAAG GAAAAGGACTGGAGTGCATCACGTGCGTTAATGCGGCTGGACCTTGCAGTGGACCATCACTGCAGTGTCCCTCAGTTCTTGACTCCTGTACCAGCATCACAGCTGCTACTGTCATAG GGGGTTCAGATCTAGCTGAAGCTAATTTCAAAAGCTGCTTCCGCAATGATCAGTGTTTCAATGGATCGTTGAACTTAGGAAGTACTGCGAGGATAACTTTGAGCACCTCGTGCTGTAACACAGACAGCTGCAACACCGGAACTCCGGCAG CGGTAGCAAACAACAGTGCCAACGGGAGGCAGTGTTTCAGCTGTGGCTTGATAGGCTGCTCATCGACACTTCAGTGTGTCGGTAATGAAGATCGATGTATCAcagcatcag TGGTTGTAGCAGGACTGAGCACCACTCTAAAGGGCTGTGCCACCAGCAATGTCTGCTCTGGAGATTTTACATCTCAGCTGGAGTCGACAGCAGTGGACCTGTCCTGCTGTGAGGGGAACCTGTGTAATAGCACCTGGAGTGCTGGCCACAGCGTCCTGCTCCTGTTCTGGACCCTGCTCTCTGTTCTGCTCTTACTGAGCTGA
- the si:dkey-79d12.4 gene encoding uncharacterized protein si:dkey-79d12.4 isoform X1: MQYQTSLDWPVVVKMQTAVDCVCVEEFVQEPVGAEMELDDKGGLDTPCSVLQGNPSVSYTDQRCTLEKSSDADRGFEALCAGLSAQSSAPQLMPSKRHHACWECAERFKTLHDLMVHFDQHRTSGQCHLCKVAFRRGASLAMHLENAHRDVALVCPAAFCRANLRNRWLLNQHMETCHSGQTRVVLMAVVAEVKEDEVVVAEEEEEEPLPKGQQSGFSEELPQEPMVSDHSYHSAISIGHTDHTYNTTRKRTDHDASHKHYALTDAPPSNAQCTVETSLTCDSEAQSHSNMAVRTEAGNKGFLEEGAPIQWDEVEEFAEEEVGSGDETTDDVKYSNDDKDYSESESESSSESDGDGDGDTDSLPAGDSIYDPKEYVISSSDSDSVSSDSSNSNTKGGKHLSSSGRKKTPSTPITGTVVKPTSTPTSQVSQKCPHCWQGPYRDLKTHMVKCCSKGPDNCIKCWRVYGRFMDFICVACKKTFSGSDACKSHVCPMEFEDRRTRRDRAVKQPVESAPVESAPVFSQLPQLYQIISLLPPGIIYTQAQSGSTSQPSVSPSTSSTVLPGSVAVKAVGPQNTKATTPTPRMATGSSPAASVPTLATVVTIRDTSASVQAPNQTVQSHMLLQPPGLASPSYVPLANSPAGLVHVYTQNSPKTQVIVGGQTPPDTSASSIICGQTLSGAPAPVLVHSQAPGTFPVPTITHSQALSGKPATIVCNRDQLPMPSAVVFRSQTPSSVPRFIVAPNQGQPRAPTAVVVRSQVPPGAPAGTAASSAVRGPPGVSTATEGGPQPSLPTLFRIPTTGTNAFFFPMPNQAVGAAGPTVGHLIPVTASSGAAGVVSAGLPLLSMRVPAPTGMSLSFSGAAQASGHPVSSQVSTAGPSSQVSISNSVCTLASTSRAVPSEAYVSSALCPQVSSSLPSSLISTTATGTASVPMKVPNVASTTQNPRLPAIPAQSTAAPAKSPPMVVMSDAGPLRILFMFLNQSRELALARRMKTRWHYKEVFSCRQCGAISRQPSLVVLHRYRHRGAPRPHRCDCGRRFQARLHLLRHQMLHAEATRFICAGCGDSFEGGQQLVRHKARCHYRISIQCRKPFVCSCGRRFDRPSALLWHKLNNSRHKKRTRNKKALSRQNQDLQNALAAT, encoded by the exons ATGCA GTATCAAACTTCATTAGACTGGCCGGTTGTTGTCAAGATGCAAACCGCCGTCGACTGCGTATGCGTGGAAGAGTTTGTTCAGGAACCTGTGGGCGCAGAGATGGAACTGGATGATAAAGGTGGACTGGACACTCCTTGCTCAGTG cTCCAAGGCAATCCCTCAGTGTCATATACAGACCAGCGCTGCACGTTGGAGAAGTCGAGTGATGCTGACCGTGGCTTTGAGGCGTTATGCGCCGGCTTGTCTGCCCAGAGCTCGGCGCCGCAGCTCATGCCCAGCAAGCGGCACCACGCGTGCTGGGAGTGCGCCGAGCGCTTCAAGACGCTGCACGACCTGATGGTGCACTTCGACCAGCACCGGACCAGCGGGCAATGCCACCTCTGCAAGGTGGCGTTCCGCCGCGGGGCTTCTCTGGCCATGCACCTGGAAAACGCCCACCGAGACGTGGCCCTCGTGTGCCCTGCCGCATTCTGCAGGGCCAATCTCCGCAACAGGTGGCTGCTGAACCAGCACATGGAGACGTGCCACTCGGGCCAGACCAGGGTGGTGCTGATGGCAGTGGTGGCCGAGGTGAAGGAGGATGAGGTGGtagtggcggaggaggaggaggaggagcctctGCCAAAAGGACAACAAAGTGGATTCTCAGAAGAGCTTCCCCAGGAGCCTATGGTGAGTGACCATTCATACCACAGCGCCATAAGCATTGGCCACACAGACCATACCTATAACACCACGAGAAAGAGAACTGACCATGATGCCTCGCACAAGCACTATGCGCTGACCGACGCGCCGCCCTCGAATGCACAGTGCACGGTGGAAACCAGCCTGACGTGTGATAGCGAAGCCCAGTCGCACTCAAACATGGCGGTGAGAACAGAAGCGGGAAACAAAGGCTTCCTGGAGGAGGGTGCACCCATTCAGTGGGACGAGGTTGAGGAGTTTGCTGAGGAGGAGGTTGGCTCAGGAGATGAAACTACTGACGATGTTAAATATTCTAATGATGATAAGGATTAtagtgaaagtgagagtgaaagtAGTAGTGagagtgatggtgatggtgatggtgatacTGACTCGTTGCCTGCCGGCGATTCGATCTATGATCCCAAGGAGTATGTCATTTCCAGCTCTGATTCGGATTCGGTCTCCTCAGACTCCAGTAACTCAAACACCAAGGGTGGCAAGCACTTGTCTTCTAGCGGACGGAAAAAGACACCAAGCACACCGATTACGGGCACCGTGGTGAAACCAACATCCACCCCCACTTCCCAAGTCTCTCAGAAATGTCCTCACTGTTGGCAAGGCCCTTACCGTGATCTGAAGACCCACATGGTCAAGTGCTGTAGCAAAGGTCCAGACAATTGCATTAAATGCTGGAGAGTTTATGGTCGATTCATGGATTTTATTTGTGTGGCCTGCAAGAAAACATTCTCGGGCTCGGACGCTTGTAAGTCGCATGTCTGCCCCATGGAGTTTGAAGACAGGCGTACGAGGCGGGACCGCGCTGTTAAGCAACCTGTGGAGTCAGCCCCTGTGGAGTCAGCCCCTGTCTTCTCTCAGCTTCCCCAGCTTTACCAGATTAtctctctgctgccccctggGATCATTTACACGCAAGCACAGTCTGGTAGTACTTCTCAGCCTTCTGTTTCGCCCTCGACCAGTAGCACTGTATTACCCGGCAGCGTGGCCGTGAAGGCAGTCGGCCCGCAAAACACTAAGGCAACCACTCCTACGCCACGGATGGCCACTGGTAGTAGCCCTGCAGCATCTGTCCCGACACTGGCCACAGTGGTGACCATCAGGGATACTTCAGCCAGCGTCCAGGCGCCCAATCAGACAGTGCAGTCTCACATGCTCCTTCAGCCACCTGGACTTGCCTCGCCTTCCTACGTCCCCCTGGCCAACAGCCCAGCCGGTTTAGTGCATGTCTATACCCAGAACTCCCCAAAGACCCAGGTGATTGTTGGTGGTCAGACCCCACCTGACACCTCTGCATCGTCGATAATTTGTGGCCAGACCCTGTCGGGGGCCCCTGCGCCGGTGCTTGTTCACAGTCAGGCCCCTGGCACCTTTCCCGTCCCTACGATTACTCATAGTCAAGCACTGTCTGGAAAACCTGCTACAATTGTCTGTAATCGGGACCAACTTCCGATGCCCTCTGCAGTGGTTTTTCGCAGTCAAACACCCAGTAGTGTGCCTAGATTCATAGTCGCTCCCAACCAGGGCCAGCCAAGGGCACCCACAGCCGTGGTTGTCCGCAGTCAGGTGCCCCCTGGTGCTCCAGCAGGTACGGCTGCCTCCTCGGCTGTCCGAGGCCCTCCTGGCGTGTCCACTGCCACAGAGGGAGGGCCGCAGCCCTCTCTTCCCACACTGTTTCGCATACCCACCACAGGCACCAACGCCTTTTTCTTCCCTATGCCTAATCAGGCCGTGGGTGCTGCAGGACCCACCGTCGGACATTTAATTCCCGTCACAGCCTCCAGTGGTGCCGCAGGTGTCGTCTCGGCGGGACTGCCGCTTCTGTCGATGAGAGTTCCTGCCCCGACTGGAATGTCCCTTTCTTTCTCCGGCGCAGCTCAGGCCTCAGGGCATCCTGTCTCAAGCCAGGTGTCCACCGCTGGCCCCTCCTCACAGGTCTCCATCTCCAACAGTGTGTGCACCTTGGCCTCCACCTCTCGTGCTGTGCCCTCCGAGGCTTACGTGTCCAGTGCCCTTTGTCCCCAagtgtcttcctctctcccctcctcactgATCTCAACCACTGCAACAGGCACTGCCTCCGTACCCATGAAAGTCCCTAATGTTGCCTCCACTACCCAGAATCCCAGGCTTCCGGCTATCCCTGCCCAGTCCACAGCAGCGCCGGCCAAGAGTCCCCCTATGGTCGTCATGTCCGACGCGGGTCCACTTCGGATCTTGTTCATGTTCCTGAACCAGAGCCGGGAGCTGGCCCTGGCGCGGCGCATGAAGACCCGGTGGCACTACAAGGAGGTCTTCTCGTGCCGCCAGTGCGGCGCCATCTCCCGGCAGCCCTCGCTGGTCGTGCTGCACCGCTACCGCCACCGGGGGGCGCCGCGGCCCCACCGCTGCGACTGCGGCCGACGCTTCCAGGCGCGCCTGCACCTGCTCCGCCACCAGATGCTCCACGCCGAGGCCACGCGCTTCATCTGCGCGGGGTGCGGGGATTCCTTCGAGGGCGGCCAGCAGCTGGTGCGCCACAAGGCCAGGTGCCACTATAGGATCAGCATCCAGTGCAGGAAGCCATTTGTCTGCAGCTGTGGACGGAGGTTTGACCGGCCGTCAGCCCTCCTGTGGCACAAACTGAACAATTCCAGGCACAAAAAGAGGACTAGAAATAAAAAAGCACTGTCGCGTCAGAATCAAGATTTGCAAAATGCACTGGCAGCTACTTGA
- the si:dkey-79d12.4 gene encoding uncharacterized protein si:dkey-79d12.4 isoform X2 produces MQTAVDCVCVEEFVQEPVGAEMELDDKGGLDTPCSVLQGNPSVSYTDQRCTLEKSSDADRGFEALCAGLSAQSSAPQLMPSKRHHACWECAERFKTLHDLMVHFDQHRTSGQCHLCKVAFRRGASLAMHLENAHRDVALVCPAAFCRANLRNRWLLNQHMETCHSGQTRVVLMAVVAEVKEDEVVVAEEEEEEPLPKGQQSGFSEELPQEPMVSDHSYHSAISIGHTDHTYNTTRKRTDHDASHKHYALTDAPPSNAQCTVETSLTCDSEAQSHSNMAVRTEAGNKGFLEEGAPIQWDEVEEFAEEEVGSGDETTDDVKYSNDDKDYSESESESSSESDGDGDGDTDSLPAGDSIYDPKEYVISSSDSDSVSSDSSNSNTKGGKHLSSSGRKKTPSTPITGTVVKPTSTPTSQVSQKCPHCWQGPYRDLKTHMVKCCSKGPDNCIKCWRVYGRFMDFICVACKKTFSGSDACKSHVCPMEFEDRRTRRDRAVKQPVESAPVESAPVFSQLPQLYQIISLLPPGIIYTQAQSGSTSQPSVSPSTSSTVLPGSVAVKAVGPQNTKATTPTPRMATGSSPAASVPTLATVVTIRDTSASVQAPNQTVQSHMLLQPPGLASPSYVPLANSPAGLVHVYTQNSPKTQVIVGGQTPPDTSASSIICGQTLSGAPAPVLVHSQAPGTFPVPTITHSQALSGKPATIVCNRDQLPMPSAVVFRSQTPSSVPRFIVAPNQGQPRAPTAVVVRSQVPPGAPAGTAASSAVRGPPGVSTATEGGPQPSLPTLFRIPTTGTNAFFFPMPNQAVGAAGPTVGHLIPVTASSGAAGVVSAGLPLLSMRVPAPTGMSLSFSGAAQASGHPVSSQVSTAGPSSQVSISNSVCTLASTSRAVPSEAYVSSALCPQVSSSLPSSLISTTATGTASVPMKVPNVASTTQNPRLPAIPAQSTAAPAKSPPMVVMSDAGPLRILFMFLNQSRELALARRMKTRWHYKEVFSCRQCGAISRQPSLVVLHRYRHRGAPRPHRCDCGRRFQARLHLLRHQMLHAEATRFICAGCGDSFEGGQQLVRHKARCHYRISIQCRKPFVCSCGRRFDRPSALLWHKLNNSRHKKRTRNKKALSRQNQDLQNALAAT; encoded by the exons ATGCAAACCGCCGTCGACTGCGTATGCGTGGAAGAGTTTGTTCAGGAACCTGTGGGCGCAGAGATGGAACTGGATGATAAAGGTGGACTGGACACTCCTTGCTCAGTG cTCCAAGGCAATCCCTCAGTGTCATATACAGACCAGCGCTGCACGTTGGAGAAGTCGAGTGATGCTGACCGTGGCTTTGAGGCGTTATGCGCCGGCTTGTCTGCCCAGAGCTCGGCGCCGCAGCTCATGCCCAGCAAGCGGCACCACGCGTGCTGGGAGTGCGCCGAGCGCTTCAAGACGCTGCACGACCTGATGGTGCACTTCGACCAGCACCGGACCAGCGGGCAATGCCACCTCTGCAAGGTGGCGTTCCGCCGCGGGGCTTCTCTGGCCATGCACCTGGAAAACGCCCACCGAGACGTGGCCCTCGTGTGCCCTGCCGCATTCTGCAGGGCCAATCTCCGCAACAGGTGGCTGCTGAACCAGCACATGGAGACGTGCCACTCGGGCCAGACCAGGGTGGTGCTGATGGCAGTGGTGGCCGAGGTGAAGGAGGATGAGGTGGtagtggcggaggaggaggaggaggagcctctGCCAAAAGGACAACAAAGTGGATTCTCAGAAGAGCTTCCCCAGGAGCCTATGGTGAGTGACCATTCATACCACAGCGCCATAAGCATTGGCCACACAGACCATACCTATAACACCACGAGAAAGAGAACTGACCATGATGCCTCGCACAAGCACTATGCGCTGACCGACGCGCCGCCCTCGAATGCACAGTGCACGGTGGAAACCAGCCTGACGTGTGATAGCGAAGCCCAGTCGCACTCAAACATGGCGGTGAGAACAGAAGCGGGAAACAAAGGCTTCCTGGAGGAGGGTGCACCCATTCAGTGGGACGAGGTTGAGGAGTTTGCTGAGGAGGAGGTTGGCTCAGGAGATGAAACTACTGACGATGTTAAATATTCTAATGATGATAAGGATTAtagtgaaagtgagagtgaaagtAGTAGTGagagtgatggtgatggtgatggtgatacTGACTCGTTGCCTGCCGGCGATTCGATCTATGATCCCAAGGAGTATGTCATTTCCAGCTCTGATTCGGATTCGGTCTCCTCAGACTCCAGTAACTCAAACACCAAGGGTGGCAAGCACTTGTCTTCTAGCGGACGGAAAAAGACACCAAGCACACCGATTACGGGCACCGTGGTGAAACCAACATCCACCCCCACTTCCCAAGTCTCTCAGAAATGTCCTCACTGTTGGCAAGGCCCTTACCGTGATCTGAAGACCCACATGGTCAAGTGCTGTAGCAAAGGTCCAGACAATTGCATTAAATGCTGGAGAGTTTATGGTCGATTCATGGATTTTATTTGTGTGGCCTGCAAGAAAACATTCTCGGGCTCGGACGCTTGTAAGTCGCATGTCTGCCCCATGGAGTTTGAAGACAGGCGTACGAGGCGGGACCGCGCTGTTAAGCAACCTGTGGAGTCAGCCCCTGTGGAGTCAGCCCCTGTCTTCTCTCAGCTTCCCCAGCTTTACCAGATTAtctctctgctgccccctggGATCATTTACACGCAAGCACAGTCTGGTAGTACTTCTCAGCCTTCTGTTTCGCCCTCGACCAGTAGCACTGTATTACCCGGCAGCGTGGCCGTGAAGGCAGTCGGCCCGCAAAACACTAAGGCAACCACTCCTACGCCACGGATGGCCACTGGTAGTAGCCCTGCAGCATCTGTCCCGACACTGGCCACAGTGGTGACCATCAGGGATACTTCAGCCAGCGTCCAGGCGCCCAATCAGACAGTGCAGTCTCACATGCTCCTTCAGCCACCTGGACTTGCCTCGCCTTCCTACGTCCCCCTGGCCAACAGCCCAGCCGGTTTAGTGCATGTCTATACCCAGAACTCCCCAAAGACCCAGGTGATTGTTGGTGGTCAGACCCCACCTGACACCTCTGCATCGTCGATAATTTGTGGCCAGACCCTGTCGGGGGCCCCTGCGCCGGTGCTTGTTCACAGTCAGGCCCCTGGCACCTTTCCCGTCCCTACGATTACTCATAGTCAAGCACTGTCTGGAAAACCTGCTACAATTGTCTGTAATCGGGACCAACTTCCGATGCCCTCTGCAGTGGTTTTTCGCAGTCAAACACCCAGTAGTGTGCCTAGATTCATAGTCGCTCCCAACCAGGGCCAGCCAAGGGCACCCACAGCCGTGGTTGTCCGCAGTCAGGTGCCCCCTGGTGCTCCAGCAGGTACGGCTGCCTCCTCGGCTGTCCGAGGCCCTCCTGGCGTGTCCACTGCCACAGAGGGAGGGCCGCAGCCCTCTCTTCCCACACTGTTTCGCATACCCACCACAGGCACCAACGCCTTTTTCTTCCCTATGCCTAATCAGGCCGTGGGTGCTGCAGGACCCACCGTCGGACATTTAATTCCCGTCACAGCCTCCAGTGGTGCCGCAGGTGTCGTCTCGGCGGGACTGCCGCTTCTGTCGATGAGAGTTCCTGCCCCGACTGGAATGTCCCTTTCTTTCTCCGGCGCAGCTCAGGCCTCAGGGCATCCTGTCTCAAGCCAGGTGTCCACCGCTGGCCCCTCCTCACAGGTCTCCATCTCCAACAGTGTGTGCACCTTGGCCTCCACCTCTCGTGCTGTGCCCTCCGAGGCTTACGTGTCCAGTGCCCTTTGTCCCCAagtgtcttcctctctcccctcctcactgATCTCAACCACTGCAACAGGCACTGCCTCCGTACCCATGAAAGTCCCTAATGTTGCCTCCACTACCCAGAATCCCAGGCTTCCGGCTATCCCTGCCCAGTCCACAGCAGCGCCGGCCAAGAGTCCCCCTATGGTCGTCATGTCCGACGCGGGTCCACTTCGGATCTTGTTCATGTTCCTGAACCAGAGCCGGGAGCTGGCCCTGGCGCGGCGCATGAAGACCCGGTGGCACTACAAGGAGGTCTTCTCGTGCCGCCAGTGCGGCGCCATCTCCCGGCAGCCCTCGCTGGTCGTGCTGCACCGCTACCGCCACCGGGGGGCGCCGCGGCCCCACCGCTGCGACTGCGGCCGACGCTTCCAGGCGCGCCTGCACCTGCTCCGCCACCAGATGCTCCACGCCGAGGCCACGCGCTTCATCTGCGCGGGGTGCGGGGATTCCTTCGAGGGCGGCCAGCAGCTGGTGCGCCACAAGGCCAGGTGCCACTATAGGATCAGCATCCAGTGCAGGAAGCCATTTGTCTGCAGCTGTGGACGGAGGTTTGACCGGCCGTCAGCCCTCCTGTGGCACAAACTGAACAATTCCAGGCACAAAAAGAGGACTAGAAATAAAAAAGCACTGTCGCGTCAGAATCAAGATTTGCAAAATGCACTGGCAGCTACTTGA